From the Scatophagus argus isolate fScaArg1 chromosome 21, fScaArg1.pri, whole genome shotgun sequence genome, one window contains:
- the LOC124053247 gene encoding 5-hydroxytryptamine receptor 3A-like, producing MMLPGFLFLLLNAVVDGESVCCYQDVLNYLNLTKSNELFSMTRPVKDYKQPTQVSLEVLLYAILDVREIDQTFVPYVWIVTTWQNQYIQWNPDDFCGIEAVSLPTEVLWKPDITIEEMTEKDKAPPSPHLTIYSNGLVTVQNDQVLVSTCRMHVYKFPFDIQSCNLSFKSVVHSVKDIQLVHDLSSSEMSHARMRTQYEWLFINMTVSNNTVYMLDLKQDVLIYTISMKRRSLLYVVNFLLPILFFLCLDLASFLISDSGGEKLSFKVTVLLAVTVMQLILNEILPSSSDKIPLIVLYCIGIFGLMMLSLLETILVMYLMGKDAASEDNNTDGERNLREDCGRQSKAKRDDKARTDVFADETPAELLKGSGSQLTDVFEKLSDELREVAKTLAQVLDSRKEEGKPGYWTRMTKTINKVFFIFYVIASSLFLLCMFVSWNNTQ from the exons TTGTGGATGGGGAGTCCGTGTGCTGTTATCAGGATGTTTTAAACTACCTGAACTTGACCAAAAGCAATGAGCTGTTCTCCATGACGCGACCTGTTAAAGACTATAAACAGCCCACGCAAGTATCCCTGGAAGTGCTGCTGTATGCCATTCTAGATGTG AGAGAGATTGACCAGACATTCGTTCCTTACGTTTGGATTGTCACG ACCTGGCAGAATCAATACATTCAGTGGAACCCAGATGACTTTTGTGGTATTGAGGCTGTTTCGCTTCCTACTGAAGTTTTGTGGAAGCCAGATATAACTATTGAAGAAAT gacagaaaaagacaaagccCCTCCAAGTCCTCATCTCACCATCTACAGTAACGGTTTAGTCACCGTTCAGAACGACCAGGTGCTGGTGAGCACCTGCAGGATGCATGTTTACAAATTCCCCTTTGACATTCAGAGCTGCAACCTCTCGTTCAAGTCTGTTGTACATTCAG TCAAGGATATACAGCTTGTCCACGATCTGAGCTCTTCAGAGATGTCGCATGCAAGGATGCGGACCCAGTATGAGTGGCTCTTCATCAACATGACAGTCAGCAACAATACTGTCTACATGTTAGACCTCAAACAAGATGTGTTGATTTACACT ATCTCCATGAAGAGGCGGTCTCTCCTCTATGTTGTCAACTTCTTGCTGCCCATCCTGTTCTTCTTGTGTCTGGACTTGGCCTCCTTCCTGATCTCAGACAGCGGAGGCGAGAAACTCAGCTTCAAGGTCACTGTGCTGCTGGCCGTCACTGTGATGCAGCTGATTCTGAATGAAATTCTGCCCTCCTCATCAGATAAGATTCCACTCATAG TGCTCTACTGTATTGGGATTTTTGGTTTGATGATGCTGAGCCTCCTGGAGACGATTTTGGTGATGTATCTGATGGGGAAAGATGCTGCATCTGAAGACAACAAcacagacggagagagaaaCCTGAGAGAAGACTGTGGCAGACAGAGCAAAGCCAAAAGAG ATGACAAGGCAAGGActgatgtgtttgctgatgaAACACCAGCTGAACTGCTAAAG GGTAGCGGCAGCCAGCTGACGGACGTCTTTGAAAAGCTCTCTGATGAGCTGAGGGAGGTGGCGAAAACACTGGCTCAGGTCCTCGAcagcaggaaggaggaagggaagCCTGGATACTGGACCAGAATGACTAAAACAATCAACAaagttttcttcattttctatGTTATAGCTTCCAGTCTGTTTTTACTCTGCATGTTCGTCAGTTGGAATAATACACAATAG
- the LOC124053288 gene encoding 5-hydroxytryptamine receptor 3A-like, whose product MLAGFLFLLLAVLTDGESVDSECSYQDVIKSLKLKESTHAMTRPVRNHSRPLVVTLDVLIYAILDVNEKDQKFISYVWIDMMWTDEFISWDPGQFCGISHLILPTKHLWKPDLTIEEMTEKDKASQSPYLSVNSAGRILLRNDMMVSSTCKMRVYKFPFDIQSCHLSFKSIIHNAEQMNFVQLTNSTSNTEWSRAMMRSQSEWRFINMEIFNKTVNNFGVKQSELVCKINMKRRPILYVVNFMLPIMLFFGLDLASFLISDNGGEKLSFKVTVMLAVTVMQLILNEILPSSSDRIPLIAVYCIGIFGLMMLSLLETILVMYLIERDNESTSLFEDCKGKCSKVSFQNCFRDVKTCVPGVCVRDVSHGETSSELLAATKEGSSSQLMEESHDFEKISDELREVVKTLTLILDSKKEEGKPGYWTKMATTIDRVFLVFHVIAATLFLIYMYSCWTEEEVN is encoded by the exons ATGCTTGCTggcttcctctttctccttcttgcAGTCCTCACAG ATGGGGAGTCCGTTGACAGTGAGTGCAGTTATCAGGATGTTATAAAGAGTCTGAAGTTAAAAGAAAGTACGCACGCCATGACCCGGCCTGTCAGGAACCACAGCAGACCTTTAGTGGTAACCCTGGATGTACTAATCTATGCCATTCTAGATGTG AACGAGAAGGACCAGAAATTTATTTCTTACGTCTGGATTGACATG ATGTGGACGGATGAATTCATTTCTTGGGATCCTGGCCAGTTCTGTGGTATCAGTCATCTTATTCTTCCGACTAAACATCTGTGGAAGCCAGACCTAACTATTGAAGAGAT gacagagaaggacaaagCCTCTCAGAGTCCTTATCTCAGTGTCAACAGCGCCGGTAGAATCTTACTTAGAAATGACATGATGGTGTCCAGCACCTGCAAGATGCGGGTTTACAAATTCCCCTTCGACATTCAGAGCTGCCACCTCTCCTTTAAGTCTATCATTCACAATG CTGAACAAATGAACTTTGTTCAACTGACTAACTCTACAAGCAACACAGAGTGGTCTCGTGCAATGATGCGGTCTCAGTCTGAGTGGCGCTTTATCAACATGGAAATCTTCAACAAAACTGTCAATAACTTTGGAGTTAAACAAAGCGAGTTGGTTTGCAAG ATCAACATGAAGAGACGCCCTATCCTCTACGTTGTCAACTTTATGCTACCCATCATGTTGTTCTTTGGTTTGGACTTGGCCTCCTTCCTGATCTCAGACAACGGAGGCGAGAAGCTCAGCTTCAAAGTCACCGTGATGCTGGCCGTCACTGTGATGCAGCTTATCCTGAATGAAATCCTGCCCTCCTCATCAGACAGGATTCCTCTGATAG CGGTCTACTGCATTGGGATCTTTGGTTTGATGATGCTCAGCCTCCTGGAGACGATTCTGGTGATGTATCTGATCGAGAGAGACAACGAGTCAACGAGCCTGTTTGAGGACTGTAAGGGGAAATGCAGCAAAGTCAGTTTCCAGAATTGTTTTAGAG ATGTTAAAACATGTGTTCCCGGTGTCTGTGTGCGTGATGTGTCCCATGGTGAAACATCTTCTGAATTGCTGGCAGCGACCAAAGAG GGGAGCAGCAGCCAACTGATGGAGGAATCCCACGACTTTGAAAAGATCTCAGATGAGTTGAGGGAGGTGGTGAAAACTCTGACTCTGATACTCGACAGcaaaaaggaagaaggaaagcCTGGATACTGGACCAAAATGGCGACAACAATTGACAGAGTCTTCTTAGTTTTCCATGTCATAGCTGccactttgtttttaatctacATGTATTCCTGTTGGACTGAAGAAGAAGTAAACTAA